The genome window ATTTAGAAATCATTCAACCAAAAATTCCTGAAGAAAAAAGCAATTCAAGAAGTGGTAAAAATATCGCTCCACAAATTAAAAATTTCCTTATGATTTCAAGTGGTAAAGGTGGGGTAGGTAAAAGTACTACAACTTTAAATTTAGCAATTTCTTTGGCTAAAATGGGTAAAAGAGTAGGGCTTTTAGATGCAGATATTTATGGACCAAATATACCAAGAATGCTTGGTGAGAGTAAAAGCAAACCTGAAATTGTAGGTCAAAAAATTCGTCCTATTTTATCTCATGGGGTTTATATGATGAGTATGGGCGTGCTAATAGAAGAGGGTAAAGGTTTGATGTGGCGTGGTTCTATGATCATGAAGGCAATTGAGCAACTTTTAGCTGATGTGCTTTGGCCTGAACTTGATGTATTATTACTTGATATGCCTCCAGGAACTGGTGATGCGCAAATTACCTTAGCTCAAAGCGTGCCAGTGAGTGCAGGTGTGTGTGTAAGTACTCCTCAAGTAGTATCTTTGGATGATAGTAAAAGAGCGCTAGATATGTTTGAAAAATTACACATTCCTATTGCAGGTATTATAGAAAATATGAGTGGCTTTTTATGTCCTGATAATGGCAAAGAATATGATATCTTTGGTAAAGGTACCACAGAAGAAATAGCAAAAGCTTATAAGTGCGATGTTTTAGCTCAAATTCCTATCGAAATGAGTGTAAGAGAAGGTGGAGATAGCGGTAAGCCTGTAAGTTTTTATATGCCCGAGAGTGTAAGTTCAAAAAGATATTTGCAAGCTGCTGAAAAAATTTGGGAATTTATAGAAAAAGTTAATCAAGAAGGTAAAGTAGATAATTCAGCTATTCAACCTATAATGAATGGCAAAAGTGCGTGCTCGCAATAAGGAGGAAGATATGCCAATAGAAAGTAAAGAAGAATTTTTAAATTTAATCAAGCAAATCGAACAAAGGATTAATTATAAAAAGCCTAAAGCTTTTGCTATAGCAAGACTTGATCTAAGTCAAGTTGATCCTAGTAAAAAACTTCAAGCTAATTTTGGTGTGATTAATTTTGAGCAAAATTATGCTGCTGCAGCTGTTATGTTTGAAGCTTTTTTTAGAAGAGGGGTTGATGTTGATTTTAATGAAAGTGAGTTTGTGGCTACTTTGATTAAAGAGGATTTGGATTTTGCACTTGAATGTTTTGCACCATTTTTACAAGAACAAGGCCATAAAAATATAGAAGCAATTAAAGCAGCAAAGGAAAATTTTAGAGAAAATGCTTTTTCCTTTGTTTGTATTTTTGAAGATGAAGCACCAAAAAGCTTAGAAAGTGTATATTTAAAACTTTACTTGCTTTCAAATAAAAAAGTACCTTTAAGAAGCTTAAATTTAACAGGTGCTTTTGGGATTTTACCAAATGTTGCATGGAGTGATAATAAGCCTATTGATTTAGACTTTTTAAGAGAAAATGAGATTGATTTAAAAATGAGTGGAAGATATCCAAGGATTGATTATGTAGATAAATTTCCAAGATTTTTAGCCCATGTTATTCCTGAGGATAATACTAGAATTTTAGAAAGTTCTAAAGTAAGAATGGGTGCGGTTTTAGCTGCAGGTACTACTATAATGCCAGGGGCTGCTTATGTGAATTTTAACGCAGGAACAACGGGTGCTTGTATGGTAGAAGGGCGTATTAGTTCTTCAGCTGTTGTGGGCGAGGGCAGTGATGTAGGAGGCGGTGCTTCTATACTTGGTGTTTTAAGTGGTACAAGTGGCAATGCTATTAGCATTGGTAAAGCTTGTCTTTTGGGTGCAAATTCGGTTACGGGGATTCCTTTAGGCGATAATTGTATTGTTGATGCGGGTATTGCTGTCTTAGAAGGGACTAAATTTGCTTTAAAAAATAAAGAAGAACTTCAAAAAATCAATCCTGATTTTAAATTTGATAAAGATATATATAAAGGTCTAGAATTAGCAGGATTAAATGGCTTACATTTTAGACAAGATTCTCAAAGCGGAGTGATGATAGCAGCTTTAAACAAAAAAGCAGTGAAGCTTAATGAGGATTTACATTAATTCTTAACCCTTATGGGTTAAGAATTTTAAATAATTCATGCAGTTTATAAATACACACGCTAGGGTGATGTTTAATGCTTCCTGTATGTAGTAAAATCTCTTTGCTATCTTTTTTATAAAGCTTTTGCACAAAATTAAAATTCCACCATTTGTAAGTTTTGAAATTTAAATTATGGGTGGTATTTATATGAAAATTTATATAAGAATGGTTTTTGAAATTTTGTTTTAAACCAGGTGCTTGAAAGGCATAGACTTCTTTTACCGCGCTAGGAAAGGTTCTTGCAAAAGTTTGAGCTAGATATCCTCCTAAAGAATGTCCTATGATGATGAGATTTTTATCAATGGTGTATTTTTGTTTGAGTTGATTGTAAAAATATTGCATGGATTGAATTTGTCTTTTTGGGGTTTTGTTAAGTAAAATCAAAAAATCGCTATAAAAATCTTTAAAATCAAAACACAAAGGATTTAAATCACTTCCTGCAAAGGCTAAAATATAGTTTTTTCTTTTTTTATCATAAATAAAACTAGCTCTAAAACCCATTTTAGATTGAGGGTGTGTTTCGTTGATGTGCTCGAGTATTTCATAATTTTTTAAAAATTTTAAAGCTAAAAATGCATTGTTTAAACCACCTACGGGGATTTTTTCTTTTTTATAAAAAGGATTAGTTAAAGCTTTTATAATGGCTTTGTATTTTTGCAAACCTTCTTTTTGTAGGCTTTGGTTTAAATATACATTAGCACAATAAGCTACCAAACTACAATCATATAATTTTTGCAATAAATTGATATTTTTTTCAAAATGAGCATAGAGTTTTAATAAGAGTAGTTTTTCTTGGGAAGTTAAATTTGTTTTTTGACTTAAAGCAATAAAGCTTTGCAAGTCAAAAAACATTATAAATTCTTACATAGAGCAAGTATTTTGGATAGTTGAGTTAAGCATCCAAAGAGCTTTTTCATATTTTGCAATATTTTCTTGAGCAAATGCTGCTGTTGTAGTATCACTTGCTTTTTCAGCTTCTTCATTTAGTTTTTTAAATTCAACCAAAAGATATTTATAATCTTCTCTAATAAGCTCTAAAACTTCTACTGGAGTAAAGCAATCTTTTTGAACCTTAGGTGCTTTTGCATTTTCTAATAAAGTGTTTGAGCAAACGATAGCTTTTTCTCCTAGTTGTAAAGCTCTCTCAGCGCAATCATCAAAAAGTTCTGCCATTTCTTCATAAGCTTTTTCTGTATATTCATGAATTGAGAAAAACTGTAAACCTTTTACATTCCAGTGATAATTATGAAATTTAATCCATAAACTATGAGCATCCGCTTGTAATTGTAATAATTGTTTTGTTACTGACATGTTATCTCCTTTTTTATTTTTAAAATTATAACATAAAATTCTTAAATAATAATTATTATTATCTAATAAATTTTAATATTAGTAATTATTATATTTTCATTATACTCTTTTTTTACAATAAAGCAAATTTATTTACTTAACATATTTTTGAGTATTAATTTTCCTACTTCTACACCAGGTTGATCATAAGTATTAATTCCCAGCATAATACCACATGCAGAAGTAAATAACTCATAATAATACATCAAATATCCACAATGATAAGCATCTAATTTTTCAAGTTCTATGACATCAACACTTAAATTTTCAGCAATTAATGCATGCATGGTTGCATCACATTGAGCATTTAAAAGATCATGTAAATTGACTTCATTGGTAAAATCACAATTTTGTAAATGATTAAAGCTTATATTTGGGATACTAGGAGATTTTTGACTATCTTTGATTTTTAAAAAAGTAACAGTTTTATCTTTGGGTCCATCCATGATAAGTTGTAAAAAGCTATGCTGATCTCTAGCGCCAATTAAAGCAATAGGAGTTAAACCTATACGTTTAAAGCCTTGTTTTTTACCTAGACTTTCAGCAATTAGCTGAATATACCATTCATTAAAACCTTTAAAAGCATCTCCATAAGAAAAAAGCACATTAATATGCGCACTTTTATGCGTGCAATAATGATAAGCCTTTTGTAAAATTTGATCACATTTTTTCTCAAAAAAATCCACATAACAAGCTTTTGCACCTTCTAATAAGGCTTTAGTATCATACCCACAAAAACTCAAAGGAACAATACCAATAGCAGATAAAACACTAAATCTACCTCCAACATTTTTAGGTATAAAAAAGCATTTTATGTTTAATTCTTCACCTAGTTTATGAAGTTTTGATTCAAAATCAGTAATAAAAACAAAGTTTTCATGCAAATTTTCATTTTTAAAATCAAAATGAGCAATGATGAGTTTAAATAAAGAAATTACTTCTATAGTTGTACCCGATTTACTTGCTATGATGAAAAGTGTTTTTTGGGGGTTTATTTTTTGCATAGTTTGGGTAAAAGTATGTGAGGAGGTATTGTCAATAATAAAAAGTTTTTTTTCTTCTACTTGATCAAATAAAAGCTCTTTTAAAGCTTTAACTCCACAACTTGATCCACCCATACCTACTAAAACGATATTTTCTATATGAGTTTTAGTAGTGATAAATTCTTTGCTTTCTTTGATTAAATCAAAGCTTGTATCCACTAAGTGATAATACCCTATATCGCCACTTTCTAACTCATCATTCATTCTATTTGCATAAGCGGTGATTTTTTTAAAATCTTGAGTTTTAAAAAATAAAGTATTATTTAGCATTTTTACTTTTCTCATAAAAATAATTTGTCGCTTCCACAAAGCCTTCTACGCTTCCACAATCAAACCTTTTTCCTTTGAATTTATAAGCTAAAACCATATTGTTAGTTGCTTGTGAAAGCAAGGCATCGGTAAGTTGAATTTCTCCGTTTTTACCTGCTTTAGTATTTTCTAAAATGCCAAAAATATCAGGTGTTAGAATGTATCTTCCTATGATGGCTAAGTTACTTGGGGCATCTTTTGGATCAGGTTTTTCTATCATAGAATTTACCATGATTAAATCCTCTTCCACAGCATTTCCAGCTATAACCCCATAGTTTGAGACTTGATCAGCTTCAACCTCCATTACAGCTATAACAGAGCAGCGGTATTTTTCATAAATTTTTACCATCTGAGCTAAGACATTTACCCCATCTTCATTTACACATAAATCATCTGCTAAAATTACCCCAAAAGCTTCATCTTGCACTAAAGGCTTTGCTTTTAAAACCGCATCTCCTAAGCCTCTCATTTCATTTTGCCTTGTAAAAGTAAAAGTGCAACGATCTATGAGTGTTCTTATTTCACTTAAAAGATATTCTTTTTTAGTACCCGCAATTTGATGTTCAAGTTCATAAGAAATATCAAAATAATCCTCCAAAGCTCTTTTTCCACGCCCTGTAACAAAACCCATAGTTTCCATGCCAGCTTCTAAAGCCTCATCTACACCATAATGAATTAAAGGCTTAGTTAGTATAGGTAGCATTTCTTTAGGTAGGGTTTTTGTAGCAGGTAAAAATCTAGTACCATAACCTGCTGCAGGAAAAATACAAGTTTGAAGCATAGTTTATCCTTAAATTTTTATAAGTTGTTTTGATTATAATTTTATTTAAATATTATAACTAATTTAAGGAAAATATGAAAACCATTGATCAAATTTATCAAGCAAAAATAGAAATTAAAAAATCAACTTTTTTGTCTTTTTTATGTCCTTTTGAAGATTTTCAAACTTTAATGCAAAAACTAAGAAATGAGCATTTAAAAGCTGTGCATTTTGTATATGCTTATAGGTATTTAAATGAATTTGATCAAATCATAGAAGATAAAAGCGATGATGGAGAGCCAAAAGGAACTTCTGCTATGCCTTGTTTGAATGTCTTAAGAGGGGCTTTGCTTGTTAATTGCGCGGTGATTGTGGTGCGTTATTTTGGAGGGATTAAACTTGGTACAGGTGGTCTTGTAAGAGCTTATAGTGAAGCTACAAATGAAGCTATTTTAAATGCAACGCTTTTAGAATTTGAAGCTAAAAATATTTTAAATTTAAATATTCCTTTTCACCTTTATGCAAGATTTGAGCATTTTTTAAATAAAAATAACATTTCATATGAAAAAAAATTTCAAGAAAATGTTGAATTGATTTTAAGTGTTAATGTAAAAGAAGAAGAGAAATTTAAAAAATTTGCAAAAGAGTTTGAATTTAGCGGACTTGTTTGGAAGTAAGCGTTTGCTTACTTCATTTTTATAAAGAACTTAAAAGATCTTTTATCATATCTTTTTGTGGCTCTTGTTTTTCTTCTATATTAGCTTGCATAGGAGTTTCGTTTTGTCCTCTAAAACGATAATTATAAATATTTGACATATTTGAGCTAAAAATTCCTGTGCTAAATTGATCTTGACTCATAGCTTTTGAAAAAAGCTCATCAAGTTTTATGCTTTGCTCGTTTAAATTTTCACTATTGTTTTGACTAAGTAAAGACATAAAGTCTTCATTAGCTCCTTGAGTGCTTTTATAAGCACTACTTTGACCATATCCATACTCTTTAACCGATAAATTATCATGGTTAACTTGCATGTTTTCTCCTTTCAAAATATTACAAGGAAAAAACAAGCAAAAATCATTCCTTAATCACCATGAGTTGGGTAGTATTCCGCTTCTATTTCATTGTTTTTAATAAACTCTTCTCTAGCTTTGTTACAGCGCTCATCTCTTAGTTTTCTATAAGCATTTCTACTTTCTAATTCTTGAGAAGTTAAAGGGCGATCTTCTAAAAATGAAATGTGAAAATAAGTATCATCTTCTTTGCTGAATTTTTCATAAAATTCAACATAGTCAAAATAATCTTTTTTGCTTTGAAAATCAATACTTTCTTCTACATAGATAGTTGGACCAAAGCCTCTGTGATTTTGAGTAAAATGTCCAAAACCAGCTGCATATTTTATCTTAAACGAATTCATTCTAAACCTCCTAAAAATTCGTCATAACTTCCTTTAAAATCTGTTAATTTCCCATCTTCTAAAAACCATATACGATTAGCAAAAGCACTAATTAGTTCTCTATCGTGGCTTATGCATATCACACAACCTTTGAAATTATACAAGGCTTCACCTAATGCAATGATACTTTCAAGATCTAAATGATTATCCGGTTCATCTAAAAGCAAGAAATTTCCACGCTCTAACATTAATTTTGAAAGCATTAAGCGGTGTTTTTCACCCCCGCTTAAACTAGAAGCCATTTTTTCTTGATCGCTTCCGCTAAAGAGCATTCTACCAAGACATTTGCGAATTTCGTCTAAATCTTTGAATTTTTCACTCATTAGCCATTCATAAAGTTTCAAATCTTCATTAATTAAATTCGTTGTATCTTGTGAAAAATATCCCATTTCTATGGTAGCACCAAGGTGGATGTGGCCACTATCAGGTTCTAATTTTGATGCAATGATTTTAGCTAAAGTACTTTTTCCAACACCATTTGCACCAATTAAGGCTATTTTATCACCTTTTTCTAATTTCAATTCTAAATTTTCAAATAAGGTTTTATCATAAGCTTTGCTAATGCCTTTTAATTCTAAAACCTCATTTCCTATTTCTCTATTTGTTCTAAAAACTATGCTAGGATCACGTCTACTTGAAGTTTTAATCTCTTCAAGTTCAAGTTTTTCTAAAGCTTTAGCTCTACTTGTGGCTTGTTTGGCTTTTGAAGCATTAGCGCTAAAACGACGTATGAAATTTTCTAATTCTTCTCTTTCTTTTAAGGTTTTATCGCGTTTGAGTTCAGCTTGCTTAGCAAGTAAGGTTGAAGCCATATACCAATCATCATAATTTCCAGCAAAATCGCGTATTTGTTTAAAATCCACATCTAAAATTCTTGTACAAACTTTATTTAGAAAATGTCTATCATGGCTAATTACTACTAAAGTTCCCTCATGTCTTAAAAGTTCATTTTCAAGCCAAGAAATAGCTTCTAAGTCAAGGTTATTTGTAGGCTCATCTAAAAATAATACATCAGCACCTAAAAACAATACTTGTGCTAATAAAACTTTAAATTTATCCGCACTTTGCAAAGTACTCATAAGAGCATTAAAATCTTTAATATTTAAAGAACTAAGAATTTTTTCACATCTAAGCTCACAATCATAGTTTGGATCTTCTTCTGCTGTTATGATTTCAAGCTCGCTTAATCTATCATTGATTTCATCGGTAAATTCTTCACTCATATAAAGTTTTTCTTTTTCTTTTAGCGCATCATATAATCTTTTAT of Campylobacter lari contains these proteins:
- a CDS encoding Mrp/NBP35 family ATP-binding protein, with protein sequence MKEKIEERLKQVIYPGFKKDIVSFGFVKKIESNENQAHIVVEIVSANAQIAQELRLNIANVLKDLNLELNLEIIQPKIPEEKSNSRSGKNIAPQIKNFLMISSGKGGVGKSTTTLNLAISLAKMGKRVGLLDADIYGPNIPRMLGESKSKPEIVGQKIRPILSHGVYMMSMGVLIEEGKGLMWRGSMIMKAIEQLLADVLWPELDVLLLDMPPGTGDAQITLAQSVPVSAGVCVSTPQVVSLDDSKRALDMFEKLHIPIAGIIENMSGFLCPDNGKEYDIFGKGTTEEIAKAYKCDVLAQIPIEMSVREGGDSGKPVSFYMPESVSSKRYLQAAEKIWEFIEKVNQEGKVDNSAIQPIMNGKSACSQ
- a CDS encoding tetrahydrodipicolinate N-succinyltransferase N-terminal domain-containing protein, whose amino-acid sequence is MPIESKEEFLNLIKQIEQRINYKKPKAFAIARLDLSQVDPSKKLQANFGVINFEQNYAAAAVMFEAFFRRGVDVDFNESEFVATLIKEDLDFALECFAPFLQEQGHKNIEAIKAAKENFRENAFSFVCIFEDEAPKSLESVYLKLYLLSNKKVPLRSLNLTGAFGILPNVAWSDNKPIDLDFLRENEIDLKMSGRYPRIDYVDKFPRFLAHVIPEDNTRILESSKVRMGAVLAAGTTIMPGAAYVNFNAGTTGACMVEGRISSSAVVGEGSDVGGGASILGVLSGTSGNAISIGKACLLGANSVTGIPLGDNCIVDAGIAVLEGTKFALKNKEELQKINPDFKFDKDIYKGLELAGLNGLHFRQDSQSGVMIAALNKKAVKLNEDLH
- a CDS encoding alpha/beta fold hydrolase translates to MFFDLQSFIALSQKTNLTSQEKLLLLKLYAHFEKNINLLQKLYDCSLVAYCANVYLNQSLQKEGLQKYKAIIKALTNPFYKKEKIPVGGLNNAFLALKFLKNYEILEHINETHPQSKMGFRASFIYDKKRKNYILAFAGSDLNPLCFDFKDFYSDFLILLNKTPKRQIQSMQYFYNQLKQKYTIDKNLIIIGHSLGGYLAQTFARTFPSAVKEVYAFQAPGLKQNFKNHSYINFHINTTHNLNFKTYKWWNFNFVQKLYKKDSKEILLHTGSIKHHPSVCIYKLHELFKILNP
- a CDS encoding Dps family protein, whose protein sequence is MSVTKQLLQLQADAHSLWIKFHNYHWNVKGLQFFSIHEYTEKAYEEMAELFDDCAERALQLGEKAIVCSNTLLENAKAPKVQKDCFTPVEVLELIREDYKYLLVEFKKLNEEAEKASDTTTAAFAQENIAKYEKALWMLNSTIQNTCSM
- a CDS encoding glucose-6-phosphate isomerase, which translates into the protein MLNNTLFFKTQDFKKITAYANRMNDELESGDIGYYHLVDTSFDLIKESKEFITTKTHIENIVLVGMGGSSCGVKALKELLFDQVEEKKLFIIDNTSSHTFTQTMQKINPQKTLFIIASKSGTTIEVISLFKLIIAHFDFKNENLHENFVFITDFESKLHKLGEELNIKCFFIPKNVGGRFSVLSAIGIVPLSFCGYDTKALLEGAKACYVDFFEKKCDQILQKAYHYCTHKSAHINVLFSYGDAFKGFNEWYIQLIAESLGKKQGFKRIGLTPIALIGARDQHSFLQLIMDGPKDKTVTFLKIKDSQKSPSIPNISFNHLQNCDFTNEVNLHDLLNAQCDATMHALIAENLSVDVIELEKLDAYHCGYLMYYYELFTSACGIMLGINTYDQPGVEVGKLILKNMLSK
- the galU gene encoding UTP--glucose-1-phosphate uridylyltransferase GalU codes for the protein MLQTCIFPAAGYGTRFLPATKTLPKEMLPILTKPLIHYGVDEALEAGMETMGFVTGRGKRALEDYFDISYELEHQIAGTKKEYLLSEIRTLIDRCTFTFTRQNEMRGLGDAVLKAKPLVQDEAFGVILADDLCVNEDGVNVLAQMVKIYEKYRCSVIAVMEVEADQVSNYGVIAGNAVEEDLIMVNSMIEKPDPKDAPSNLAIIGRYILTPDIFGILENTKAGKNGEIQLTDALLSQATNNMVLAYKFKGKRFDCGSVEGFVEATNYFYEKSKNAK
- a CDS encoding IMPACT family protein → MKTIDQIYQAKIEIKKSTFLSFLCPFEDFQTLMQKLRNEHLKAVHFVYAYRYLNEFDQIIEDKSDDGEPKGTSAMPCLNVLRGALLVNCAVIVVRYFGGIKLGTGGLVRAYSEATNEAILNATLLEFEAKNILNLNIPFHLYARFEHFLNKNNISYEKKFQENVELILSVNVKEEEKFKKFAKEFEFSGLVWK
- a CDS encoding ABC-F family ATP-binding cassette domain-containing protein, whose translation is MVEVKNLTMRFANQLLFEDVNLKLNRGERYGLIGANGAGKSTFLKILSGEIESSSGEICIDPNLKIAVLGQDQFAFENYTIKDAVMCANKRLYDALKEKEKLYMSEEFTDEINDRLSELEIITAEEDPNYDCELRCEKILSSLNIKDFNALMSTLQSADKFKVLLAQVLFLGADVLFLDEPTNNLDLEAISWLENELLRHEGTLVVISHDRHFLNKVCTRILDVDFKQIRDFAGNYDDWYMASTLLAKQAELKRDKTLKEREELENFIRRFSANASKAKQATSRAKALEKLELEEIKTSSRRDPSIVFRTNREIGNEVLELKGISKAYDKTLFENLELKLEKGDKIALIGANGVGKSTLAKIIASKLEPDSGHIHLGATIEMGYFSQDTTNLINEDLKLYEWLMSEKFKDLDEIRKCLGRMLFSGSDQEKMASSLSGGEKHRLMLSKLMLERGNFLLLDEPDNHLDLESIIALGEALYNFKGCVICISHDRELISAFANRIWFLEDGKLTDFKGSYDEFLGGLE